A single window of Danio rerio strain Tuebingen ecotype United States chromosome 15, GRCz12tu, whole genome shotgun sequence DNA harbors:
- the or63b1 gene encoding odorant receptor 122-1: protein MDNSTYFTTVILTGYIDIGDIKYLCFVVLILLFAAIIVANLFIIGIICKEKSLHEPMYVFLCSLCANQLCGSFALFPFVLGNMLRSKTPEVPLTVCHAQIFALYTYGQVEFCNLAMMSYDRYVAICHPLEYHRIMSPARTMTLIALGWSLQIIIFSLSFSVNVQLKLCGNVLDKVWCDQYMLVKLACSDTTPNNIAGMTGIAVTIGAPLLLILFSYAKILRVCLKFKGQTAQKSLYTCILHLISLLNFAVGCSFELIQSRFGKLPMPAVVRVILSLYFLVCPPLFNPIMYGVRLANIKKALKKMICM from the coding sequence ATGGATAATTCAACATATTTCACAACGGTTATTTTGACTGGCTACATTGATATTGGTGATATTAAGTATTTGTGTTTCGTTGTTTTGATCTTGTTGTTTGCTGCGATCATTGTAGCTAATCTGTTTATTATTGGAATAATATGTAAGGAGAAGTCTTTGCATGAAcccatgtatgtttttttatgtagcCTGTGTGCAAATCAACTGTGCGGCAGCTTTGCTTTATTCCCGTTTGTTTTAGGCAATATGCTACGCTCAAAAACCCCAGAAGTTCCTCTCACTGTTTGTCATGCTCAGATATTTGCTTTGTACACTTATGGACAGGTAGAATTCTGTAACTTAGCCATGATGTCTTATGACCGCTATGTAGCTATCTGTCACCCTTTGGAATATCACAGAATCATGTCTCCTGCCAGGACGATGACATTAATTGCTCTTGGGTGGTCGCTACAAATTATCATATTCTCCCTTTCTTTTTCTGTCAACGTACAGCTCAAACTGTGTGGAAATGTTCTGGATAAAGTGTGGTGTGACCAGTACATGCTTGTGAAACTGGCATGCTCAGACACAACACCTAACAACATCGCTGGCATGACCGGCATCGCAGTTACCATTGGCGCACCACTGCTATTAATTTTGTTCTCATATGCAAAAATTTTAAGAGTGTGCCTAAAGTTCAAAGGACAAACAGCCCAAAAGTCTCTGTACACATGTATTCTGCATCTCATCTCACTGCTGAATTTCGCTGTTGGTTGTTCGTTTGAGCTGATCCAAAGCAGATTTGGTAAGCTTCCCATGCCTGCTGTAGTGCGTGTGATTCTCTCACTTTATTTCCTAGTGTGTCCACCATTGTTCAACCCTATCATGTATGGCGTAAGGCTTGCTAATATAAAAAAGgcacttaaaaaaatgatttgcatgtag